Proteins encoded by one window of Atribacteraceae bacterium:
- the hydF gene encoding [FeFe] hydrogenase H-cluster maturation GTPase HydF, translated as MFKTPRGNRLHIAIFGRRNTGKSSLINALTNQEIALVSDVPGTTTDPVFKTMEILPIGPVVIIDTAGLDDTGELGALRAKRSRAVFDQADLALVVTDTRQGISGFEEDILRQCRDRDIPAIMVSNKSDLWTGREIRQIESALPEGIPMIFTSALTGRGIEELKNAIIRTAPSSWDERPIIGDLLDPGDLAVLVVPIDHAAPKGRLILPQVQVLRDILDHDGQALVVKECELKQALSLLKKKPKIVVTDSQAFLKVDEDTPPDVLLTSFSILFARYKGDLATMVEGALAIERLLPGDRILLAEGCTHHRVEDDIGTVKIPRWLRQAAGGELSFEWVNGQQYPEDLSDFDLIVHCGACMRNRREMLSRISFARRSGVPIVNYGICIAHLMGILPRALAPFPEVMSRLREKRETDKQEKLMIGKAEHENV; from the coding sequence ATGTTTAAAACACCCAGGGGAAACAGGCTTCATATCGCTATATTCGGACGACGGAATACGGGGAAGTCCAGCCTGATCAACGCTCTGACCAATCAGGAGATTGCGCTGGTCTCCGATGTACCGGGAACCACGACAGACCCGGTCTTCAAGACGATGGAAATATTGCCTATCGGTCCGGTTGTCATTATCGACACGGCAGGTCTTGATGATACCGGTGAGCTTGGGGCGCTTCGCGCAAAACGCTCACGAGCTGTCTTTGACCAAGCGGACCTAGCCTTGGTGGTCACCGATACACGGCAGGGAATATCCGGGTTTGAAGAGGATATCCTACGGCAATGCCGGGACCGGGATATTCCAGCTATCATGGTGTCGAACAAGAGCGACCTCTGGACGGGTAGGGAAATACGGCAGATCGAATCCGCCCTGCCTGAAGGGATCCCGATGATTTTTACAAGCGCCTTGACCGGCAGAGGCATTGAAGAACTTAAAAATGCCATAATCCGGACAGCGCCCTCCTCCTGGGATGAGCGACCCATTATTGGAGACCTGCTTGATCCCGGCGATCTTGCCGTGCTGGTGGTTCCCATTGATCATGCAGCACCGAAAGGTCGACTCATCTTACCTCAGGTTCAGGTCCTGAGGGATATTCTCGACCATGACGGTCAGGCTCTGGTGGTAAAAGAATGCGAACTCAAGCAGGCTTTATCCCTTCTGAAAAAGAAACCGAAGATCGTGGTGACCGATTCGCAGGCATTTTTGAAAGTGGATGAGGATACGCCCCCAGACGTTCTCTTGACCTCCTTTTCTATTCTTTTTGCCCGATACAAGGGAGACTTGGCGACTATGGTCGAAGGAGCCCTGGCCATCGAACGGCTCCTTCCCGGGGACCGGATCCTGCTGGCGGAAGGGTGCACCCACCACCGTGTCGAGGACGATATTGGAACAGTCAAAATACCACGCTGGTTACGTCAGGCAGCCGGGGGGGAATTAAGCTTCGAGTGGGTCAATGGGCAGCAGTATCCGGAAGACCTCAGTGATTTTGACCTGATTGTGCATTGTGGTGCGTGTATGCGGAATCGTCGTGAAATGCTTTCCCGTATCTCTTTCGCCCGGCGCTCCGGTGTCCCGATCGTGAATTACGGTATCTGCATCGCCCATTTAATGGGGATTCTTCCCCGAGCGCTGGCTCCTTTCCCGGAGGTTATGTCACGGTTAAGGGAAAAAAGAGAGACAGATAAACAGGAGAAACTAATGATCGGAAAGGCGGAACATGAAAATGTTTGA
- the hydG gene encoding [FeFe] hydrogenase H-cluster radical SAM maturase HydG, with protein MFDETCTVNTEKADFIREAEIVALLREGEVATPEEVRAVIERSGRARGLSLREVAMLLGVEDETLIQEMFAVARQIKDQIYGKRVVLFAPLYISNYCVNNCGYCGYRAGNRFARRKLTQRELADEVAILENMGHKRIALEAGEHPDECPLEYVLEAIQTVYAVRNNQGSIRRINVNIAATGEEEYARLKASGIGTYILFQETYHRGMYAKMHPSGPKADYDWHTTAHDRAMRAGLDDVGIGVLFGLYDYAFETLALFQHARHLESEFGVGPHTVSVPRLKPASGINPEQFPHRVSDREFMKVVAIIRLALPYTGMILSTRENVSLRTRLLDVGISQISAGSCTGVGGYKKEAMNEQRDGEVPQFNVEDRRSPDEVLADVCRYGYLPSFCTACYRTGRTGERFMALAKAGEIQNVCQPNAILTFREYLLDYGTPETRLIGEQTLREHLARIPNVHIRRLTEERLGQIERGERDLSF; from the coding sequence ATGTTTGACGAGACCTGTACGGTGAATACTGAAAAAGCGGACTTTATTCGGGAAGCGGAGATCGTTGCGTTGCTTCGTGAGGGAGAGGTGGCTACTCCGGAAGAAGTTCGGGCGGTAATCGAGCGCTCTGGCCGAGCCAGGGGATTATCTCTTAGGGAAGTTGCCATGCTCCTTGGGGTGGAAGACGAAACCCTGATACAGGAGATGTTTGCGGTCGCCCGTCAAATCAAGGATCAGATATACGGAAAGAGGGTGGTTCTTTTCGCTCCTCTGTATATCAGCAATTATTGTGTCAATAATTGCGGGTATTGCGGGTATCGAGCCGGCAACCGTTTTGCCCGTCGCAAGCTCACTCAACGGGAACTGGCAGACGAAGTCGCGATTCTTGAAAACATGGGTCACAAGCGGATCGCGCTGGAAGCCGGCGAACATCCGGATGAATGTCCTCTCGAGTACGTTCTGGAAGCGATTCAGACTGTGTATGCCGTTCGAAACAACCAAGGCAGTATCCGCCGGATCAACGTGAATATTGCCGCTACCGGAGAAGAGGAATACGCTCGCCTCAAAGCATCCGGCATCGGAACTTATATTCTTTTTCAGGAAACCTACCACCGGGGAATGTATGCCAAAATGCACCCCTCCGGACCAAAGGCGGATTACGATTGGCACACGACTGCCCACGACCGGGCCATGCGGGCCGGGCTTGACGATGTGGGAATCGGAGTCCTGTTCGGACTCTATGATTATGCTTTCGAAACATTAGCCTTGTTCCAGCATGCGCGCCACCTGGAAAGCGAGTTCGGGGTCGGCCCCCATACCGTCTCGGTACCCCGCCTCAAGCCGGCTTCGGGGATAAACCCGGAACAATTTCCACACCGGGTTTCTGACCGGGAATTTATGAAGGTGGTGGCCATCATTCGCCTGGCTCTTCCGTACACCGGAATGATCCTCTCCACCCGTGAAAACGTTTCCCTGCGGACTCGCCTCCTCGATGTGGGAATATCCCAGATATCCGCCGGATCCTGTACGGGAGTGGGAGGATATAAAAAGGAGGCAATGAACGAACAGCGTGACGGGGAGGTTCCTCAGTTTAATGTCGAAGATCGGCGTAGTCCCGACGAGGTCCTGGCCGATGTCTGCCGTTATGGATATCTACCCAGTTTTTGTACTGCCTGTTATCGGACCGGTCGGACCGGCGAGCGCTTCATGGCGCTGGCCAAGGCCGGTGAAATCCAGAATGTATGCCAACCCAATGCCATCCTCACCTTCAGGGAATATTTGCTGGATTACGGGACACCGGAAACCAGGCTGATTGGTGAACAAACCCTTCGTGAACATCTCGCCCGGATACCGAACGTCCATATACGCCGGCTCACTGAAGAACGTCTCGGTCAAATTGAGCGGGGCGAACGCGATCTGTCGTTTTAA
- a CDS encoding acyl-CoA dehydratase activase-related protein, with protein MKIGIPRGLLFYRFYALWKTFLEELGQEVLVSPPTSKPIIQQGLTHAVEEVCFPAKVYLGHCHFLKDQVDMILIPRVVSFHRGEYNCPKILGLPDLTRSLFGIAPERMIDDEINMRERGIVGWRKGFFSIGQRFVTSERKIAKALEKAETAHRAYRDSLRQGILPETVIDGQPPLPDHAEKVLLLGHAYLASDSYINMNLIHRISGLGFSIITPDMLDQEGLRRHLPGRTKPSFWTMSNEILASALYVLREKPSAIKGFVHLMSFECGPDSLVGELVGRWLKRDKHFLPYLKLEIDEHTGEAGMLTRLEAFVDMMKWRHGSLESHLSASRPS; from the coding sequence TTGAAAATCGGGATTCCGAGGGGACTTCTCTTTTATCGCTTCTATGCGCTCTGGAAAACTTTTCTCGAAGAGCTCGGGCAGGAAGTGCTGGTCTCCCCCCCGACCAGCAAGCCAATTATTCAACAGGGTTTGACTCACGCCGTGGAGGAAGTCTGCTTTCCGGCCAAAGTGTATCTCGGACATTGCCATTTCCTCAAAGACCAGGTGGATATGATCTTGATTCCCCGGGTCGTGAGCTTTCACCGGGGCGAGTACAACTGTCCTAAAATTCTCGGTCTTCCAGACCTGACCCGCAGCCTATTCGGGATCGCTCCGGAACGGATGATCGACGACGAAATCAATATGCGGGAGCGGGGAATCGTTGGTTGGCGGAAAGGGTTTTTTTCCATCGGACAGAGATTCGTCACAAGTGAACGAAAAATCGCCAAAGCGCTGGAAAAGGCGGAAACGGCTCACCGGGCATACCGGGATAGCCTCCGACAGGGAATACTTCCCGAAACAGTAATCGATGGCCAGCCACCGCTACCCGATCATGCGGAAAAGGTGTTGCTGCTTGGCCATGCCTATCTGGCCAGTGACAGTTATATCAACATGAATCTGATCCACAGGATCTCCGGTCTGGGCTTCTCGATTATCACCCCGGACATGCTGGACCAGGAGGGTTTACGCCGTCACTTGCCGGGAAGAACCAAACCCAGTTTCTGGACCATGTCTAACGAGATTTTAGCCAGTGCTCTCTATGTTTTACGAGAAAAACCTTCAGCGATCAAAGGGTTTGTGCATCTGATGTCTTTCGAATGCGGCCCGGATTCCTTGGTCGGTGAACTGGTTGGGCGCTGGCTGAAGAGAGACAAGCATTTTCTTCCCTATTTAAAGCTCGAAATCGACGAGCATACCGGTGAAGCGGGGATGCTTACCCGGCTGGAAGCCTTTGTGGATATGATGAAGTGGAGGCATGGAAGTCTTGAAAGCCACCTTTCCGCATCTCGCCCATCTTGA
- a CDS encoding acyl-CoA dehydratase activase: MRKVFLGVDVGSVTTKFVLIDGEKKILNSCYLKTSGDPIVAIKHGLRHIHSHFPGDAAIRAVGTTGSARHLAGVVVGADIVKNEITAHAVAAITRVPEVRTVFEIGGQDSKLILIRDGVVEDFAMNTICAAGTGSFLEHQAVRLNVPIEEFGKLAARATQAVRIAGRCTVFAESDMIHKQQLGFGKPEIAKGLSEALVRNFINNLASRKTIEGPVVFQGGVAANQGIVQAFHDFFRGEIEIVVPPEHGVMGAWGAAILALEYASEGTSFQGFNVVERDFQTQSFGCEDCPNSCEIVILKEDGLLKALWGSRCGKWTPEIREKTGTKNYQEPTQYAGKQ; the protein is encoded by the coding sequence ATGAGAAAAGTTTTCCTCGGGGTGGATGTGGGTTCAGTTACCACCAAGTTCGTTCTGATTGACGGAGAAAAAAAGATCCTGAACAGCTGTTACCTGAAAACCAGCGGTGACCCGATCGTGGCCATCAAGCATGGTCTTCGGCACATCCATTCGCATTTTCCGGGCGATGCAGCCATCCGGGCGGTGGGGACGACCGGCAGTGCCCGGCACTTGGCCGGGGTGGTGGTAGGGGCAGATATCGTGAAAAATGAGATCACCGCTCATGCTGTTGCGGCCATTACCAGGGTTCCTGAGGTGCGAACGGTCTTTGAGATCGGTGGGCAGGACTCGAAACTGATCCTCATCCGGGATGGGGTAGTGGAGGATTTTGCCATGAACACGATATGCGCCGCTGGGACCGGCTCCTTTTTGGAACACCAGGCGGTACGGCTGAACGTTCCCATCGAAGAGTTCGGAAAACTTGCCGCCCGGGCGACGCAAGCGGTGAGAATAGCCGGCCGCTGCACGGTATTTGCCGAATCGGATATGATTCACAAACAACAGCTCGGTTTCGGAAAACCGGAAATCGCCAAGGGTCTTTCGGAAGCCCTGGTGCGGAACTTTATCAATAACTTGGCCTCCCGGAAGACCATCGAAGGACCGGTGGTTTTCCAGGGGGGCGTAGCGGCTAACCAAGGTATCGTCCAGGCTTTCCATGATTTTTTTAGAGGGGAGATTGAAATTGTGGTACCTCCCGAACACGGAGTGATGGGGGCCTGGGGGGCGGCGATTCTGGCACTGGAATACGCTTCGGAAGGGACGTCTTTCCAGGGCTTCAACGTGGTGGAACGGGACTTCCAGACGCAGAGTTTCGGGTGCGAAGACTGCCCGAATTCCTGTGAAATCGTGATCCTAAAGGAAGATGGCTTGCTCAAAGCCCTGTGGGGAAGTCGCTGTGGAAAATGGACACCGGAGATCAGGGAAAAAACCGGGACTAAAAATTACCAGGAACCAACTCAGTATGCCGGAAAGCAGTAA